One region of Hydrogenobaculum sp. Y04AAS1 genomic DNA includes:
- a CDS encoding ATP-binding protein gives MKRKDVFKQVIVEFHQGTLPKLLNRNIELPLNTNKIISLIGPRRSGKTYVMFQTIKKLLDSVPIERILYVNFEDERLDISSDELGLLIEAYKELYPDIPLNDVYIFFDEIQNVEGWETFVRRIYDKYTKNIYITGSNSKLLSKEIATALRGRTLTYEVFPLSFQEFLKFKGFYFEEIDFYNIERRAILKKAFLDYLNYGAFPEVVFFDDKSLKLKTLQNYFEVMFYRDLVERYKIKNHIALKYFIKRVVENIGSMLSINNIYSELKSQAHKIAKDSLYEYLEMLQDIYFLFVVKKYNKSILKSELQKKAYLIDNGLLNALSFSFKENMGILLENAMVKELLTKGYDIFFFKEKKECDIIAYDHNHFIPIQITYEMSSSQTKQREIEGILEASKHLGSKEGIILTFDEKDEISINGIDIKILPAYYYLLFQL, from the coding sequence ATGAAAAGGAAAGATGTATTTAAGCAAGTTATAGTTGAGTTCCATCAAGGGACACTTCCTAAGCTTTTAAATAGAAATATAGAGCTCCCTTTAAACACCAACAAGATAATATCTTTGATAGGCCCAAGAAGAAGCGGCAAAACTTACGTTATGTTTCAAACCATAAAAAAGCTCCTTGATAGTGTACCTATAGAAAGGATTTTGTATGTAAACTTTGAAGATGAAAGGCTTGATATCTCATCAGATGAGCTTGGTTTACTAATTGAGGCTTACAAAGAACTATATCCTGATATACCCTTAAACGATGTATACATATTTTTTGATGAGATTCAAAACGTAGAAGGCTGGGAAACCTTTGTAAGAAGGATTTACGATAAATATACAAAAAATATATACATCACCGGTTCAAATTCAAAGCTTTTATCAAAAGAAATAGCCACGGCTCTAAGGGGTAGGACTTTGACATATGAGGTGTTTCCGCTTAGCTTTCAAGAGTTTTTAAAGTTTAAGGGCTTTTATTTTGAAGAAATAGATTTTTACAATATAGAAAGAAGAGCCATTTTAAAAAAGGCGTTTTTAGATTATCTTAACTACGGGGCTTTCCCGGAGGTGGTTTTTTTTGATGATAAAAGCCTAAAACTAAAAACTTTACAAAATTACTTTGAAGTGATGTTTTATAGGGATTTGGTGGAAAGATACAAAATAAAAAACCACATCGCATTGAAGTACTTTATAAAAAGAGTGGTGGAAAACATCGGAAGTATGTTGTCTATAAACAATATATACAGCGAATTAAAGTCCCAAGCTCATAAGATAGCCAAAGATAGTTTGTATGAATATCTTGAGATGCTTCAGGATATATACTTTCTTTTTGTTGTAAAAAAATACAACAAATCTATCTTAAAATCTGAACTCCAGAAAAAAGCTTATTTGATAGACAACGGTCTTTTAAACGCTCTTAGTTTTTCTTTCAAAGAAAATATGGGCATACTTTTAGAAAATGCCATGGTAAAAGAACTACTAACAAAAGGCTACGATATTTTCTTTTTTAAAGAAAAAAAAGAATGCGATATAATAGCCTACGATCACAACCACTTTATACCAATACAGATAACTTACGAAATGAGCTCCTCTCAAACCAAGCAAAGGGAGATAGAAGGCATCTTAGAAGCTTCTAAGCATTTGGGTTCAAAAGAGGGTATCATACTCACCTTTGATGAAAAAGACGAGATAAGTATAAATGGGATAGATATAAAAATATTACCAGCTTATTACTATCTTCTTTTTCAATTATAA
- a CDS encoding SDR family oxidoreductase: MAIIITGARRIGFYVAKRLLEEGKDVAVVYNSKNPCDEIDGIFCIKRDLSKDSSGIANIVFEKFGKIEAFVHMASPYYKVPINNFSIEEYRYYNAIIVEAFLNIGIEAFKLMMKNEGHIKGRIVGFGDWAIMHTPYKDYAPYFVAKAGLHGAVLTLAKEFAPHVLVNALALGPVLKPDDMEDEEWQKVITNTPLKKEVSLHDIYSVLKLFLETTSITGAILPIDGGRHIKGVSS, encoded by the coding sequence ATGGCTATTATAATCACTGGGGCAAGAAGGATAGGTTTTTATGTGGCAAAGAGGCTCTTGGAAGAGGGGAAAGATGTGGCTGTTGTTTACAACAGCAAAAACCCTTGCGATGAGATAGATGGTATTTTTTGTATAAAAAGAGATTTATCTAAAGATTCTTCTGGAATAGCAAATATTGTATTTGAAAAGTTTGGCAAAATAGAGGCTTTTGTGCATATGGCATCACCTTATTACAAGGTACCTATAAACAATTTTAGCATAGAAGAGTATAGGTATTACAACGCTATCATAGTAGAGGCTTTTTTAAATATTGGTATAGAGGCTTTTAAGCTGATGATGAAAAATGAAGGCCATATAAAAGGTAGGATCGTGGGTTTTGGGGACTGGGCTATAATGCATACTCCTTATAAAGACTATGCTCCTTATTTTGTGGCAAAAGCTGGGCTTCACGGGGCTGTTCTTACGCTTGCCAAAGAGTTTGCCCCTCATGTTTTGGTGAATGCTTTGGCTTTGGGACCTGTGTTAAAACCAGATGATATGGAAGATGAAGAATGGCAAAAGGTTATAACAAACACACCTTTAAAGAAGGAAGTAAGTCTTCATGATATATATAGCGTTTTAAAGCTTTTCTTAGAAACTACTTCTATAACAGGTGCTATACTTCCAATAGACGGCGGAAGGCATATAAAGGGTGTTAGCAGTTGA
- the murI gene encoding glutamate racemase, whose translation MKIGMFDSGVGGLTVLKSVRKVYDKVDIVYLGDTARVPYGIKSKETIITYAKESANFLINQNVDVILIACNSVSANAMEALQEMFDIPIVGVIEAGVEAALKSSKTKHVGIIGTSATINSNKYQERLEAFNIKTYAKACPLFVPIVEEKLINTDISKKAVEFYLKEFKDLKDIDTLILGCTHYPLLEEDIKAFLPHINLVSSSDAIISYINNIVKNEGNATTELYFTDISQNTSELVEYIMGQKYDLKYVNVESLALNC comes from the coding sequence ATGAAAATAGGGATGTTTGATTCGGGCGTAGGTGGGCTTACTGTTTTAAAATCTGTGAGAAAAGTCTACGATAAAGTAGATATTGTATATCTTGGGGATACGGCGAGGGTGCCCTATGGTATAAAATCAAAAGAGACTATCATCACCTATGCAAAAGAAAGTGCAAACTTTTTGATAAATCAAAACGTAGATGTGATACTTATAGCCTGCAACAGTGTTAGTGCCAACGCCATGGAAGCGCTTCAAGAGATGTTTGATATACCTATAGTGGGGGTTATAGAAGCTGGAGTTGAGGCTGCTCTTAAAAGCTCAAAAACAAAGCATGTAGGTATTATAGGCACTAGCGCCACCATAAACAGCAACAAATATCAAGAACGTTTAGAGGCTTTTAATATAAAAACCTATGCAAAAGCATGCCCTCTTTTTGTGCCCATAGTAGAAGAAAAACTCATAAACACAGACATATCAAAAAAAGCGGTGGAGTTTTATCTAAAAGAGTTTAAAGATTTAAAAGATATAGATACCCTCATTCTTGGATGTACCCATTACCCACTTTTAGAAGAGGATATAAAAGCGTTTTTACCGCATATAAATTTGGTTAGCTCCTCAGACGCTATAATATCTTATATAAACAATATCGTTAAAAACGAAGGAAATGCTACTACAGAGCTTTATTTTACAGATATATCACAAAACACATCAGAGCTTGTGGAGTATATAATGGGACAAAAATACGATTTAAAATATGTAAATGTAGAGAGTTTAGCGCTCAACTGCTAA
- a CDS encoding helix-turn-helix transcriptional regulator, with protein MDYERLGKFLKKKRKEKGWTQDEIAKRVGLSRQTISKIENGVMARVSLIHMEALLRLIGYDMCIIPHNPFSKEEPFMCKEDLEWEE; from the coding sequence ATGGATTATGAAAGATTAGGAAAGTTTTTAAAGAAAAAAAGAAAAGAAAAAGGATGGACTCAAGACGAGATCGCCAAAAGGGTAGGACTAAGCAGGCAAACCATCAGCAAAATAGAAAACGGAGTAATGGCAAGGGTCAGCCTAATTCATATGGAAGCTCTTTTAAGACTTATAGGCTACGATATGTGCATAATCCCCCACAATCCCTTCAGCAAAGAAGAGCCCTTTATGTGTAAAGAAGACTTAGAATGGGAAGAGTAA
- a CDS encoding type II toxin-antitoxin system HipA family toxin translates to MDIKVICNGKPVGTLFEGDQSKGLKEYVFEYLAFKESDIYSLYNSISLSMPSSQRIYVSKLYLHPFFDSFLPEGYLFEILKDLINKREGKVDDFTMLGYLAPGIEGRVSFEGESLPVPTNISLEDIIANDTWDTFRELLYMFLQKNAISGVQPKTIAVIKDKTSLDFKEFIVKTYGDEYPNLVENEYFCMKAIEKAGVKIPKIYMSENKRFLVIEKFIYDEKGYLGFEEVGSILGRRRYDKYEGSYEQIAKAIKKLSTDTLKDLETYYKMMVLNFLIKNGDAHNKNFGFLYKSDMSYIWLAPAYDIVCTTVYIKDDKPALFLGGTKRWVSKKELVEFGLKYCALEEKTAIEIFNNCQQALVESIDDIKSYIKQNKNFQEIGNRIIKEWELSLNQT, encoded by the coding sequence ATGGACATAAAAGTAATTTGCAATGGTAAACCAGTGGGAACGTTGTTTGAAGGGGATCAGTCTAAAGGTTTAAAAGAATACGTATTTGAGTATTTGGCTTTTAAAGAATCAGATATATACAGTCTTTACAATAGCATATCATTGTCTATGCCTTCTTCTCAGCGTATATATGTAAGCAAGTTGTATCTTCATCCATTTTTTGATAGTTTTTTGCCAGAAGGTTATTTGTTTGAGATTTTAAAAGATTTGATAAATAAAAGGGAAGGAAAAGTAGATGATTTTACTATGTTGGGTTATCTTGCACCGGGCATAGAAGGAAGGGTAAGCTTTGAGGGCGAATCTTTACCAGTACCCACAAACATAAGCCTTGAAGATATCATAGCAAACGATACATGGGATACTTTTAGAGAGCTTTTATACATGTTTCTTCAAAAAAATGCCATATCTGGGGTTCAACCAAAGACGATAGCGGTGATTAAAGATAAAACCAGTTTAGATTTTAAAGAGTTTATAGTAAAAACCTATGGGGATGAATATCCTAACCTTGTGGAAAACGAATACTTTTGTATGAAGGCAATAGAAAAAGCTGGTGTTAAAATACCAAAGATCTACATGTCAGAAAACAAAAGATTTTTGGTGATTGAAAAATTTATTTACGACGAAAAGGGGTATTTGGGCTTTGAAGAAGTGGGCTCAATCTTAGGAAGAAGAAGATACGACAAATACGAAGGCAGCTATGAGCAAATAGCCAAAGCAATAAAAAAACTCTCCACAGACACGCTAAAAGATCTTGAAACATATTATAAGATGATGGTTTTAAACTTTCTTATTAAAAACGGTGATGCACACAACAAAAATTTTGGATTTCTTTATAAGTCAGATATGTCTTATATTTGGCTTGCCCCAGCTTACGATATAGTATGCACAACTGTTTATATAAAAGACGATAAACCAGCTCTATTTTTAGGAGGGACAAAAAGATGGGTAAGTAAAAAGGAATTGGTAGAATTTGGATTAAAGTATTGCGCTTTAGAAGAAAAAACCGCAATAGAGATATTTAACAATTGCCAACAAGCGTTAGTAGAAAGCATTGATGATATTAAAAGCTATATAAAACAAAATAAAAACTTCCAAGAAATTGGAAACAGGATCATAAAAGAATGGGAACTTTCTTTAAATCAAACATAA
- a CDS encoding hydrogenase has translation MLNILKSFLKEGIKTEDITPYNEQNIVIYKKLPKHLKGSLNIRHVDCGSCNACEYELTALSNVFYDIERFGIKFVASPKHVDVLTITGPITRNMYKPLLDAIQNTPNPKVIIAIGDCSIDGGLFKGAYGIVGGLKDINIEPHILIRGCPPHPRDIISGILKGFEG, from the coding sequence ATGCTTAATATACTTAAAAGCTTTTTAAAAGAAGGCATCAAAACAGAAGACATAACCCCTTACAACGAACAAAACATCGTCATCTATAAAAAACTTCCAAAACACTTAAAAGGTAGTCTAAACATAAGACATGTGGACTGTGGGTCTTGCAACGCCTGTGAGTATGAGCTTACAGCTTTATCAAACGTATTTTACGATATAGAGCGCTTTGGTATAAAATTTGTAGCCTCGCCAAAACACGTAGACGTTCTAACCATAACAGGTCCCATCACAAGAAACATGTACAAACCACTTTTAGATGCCATCCAAAACACCCCAAACCCAAAAGTTATAATAGCCATAGGCGATTGCTCCATAGACGGCGGTCTTTTCAAAGGCGCTTATGGAATAGTAGGCGGTCTAAAAGACATAAACATAGAACCTCACATCCTCATAAGGGGCTGTCCCCCACATCCAAGAGATATAATATCAGGTATATTGAAGGGATTTGAAGGGTAG
- a CDS encoding NADH-quinone oxidoreductase subunit C — MKHYIESLLHSDDHQFLGVFVSDDLEKEGVFKIRYLFCDIKSKKLNTVELNAKDTFPHMDIPVLDWYEREIYDMFGLIPEGHPNLRPLMLFPENYPKDFHPLRKDANMNIKYEGYKTYPYEDFDPEGSFKILVGPIHAGIIEPGHFRFTLIGEPILKLEIRHFYKHKGIEKLSEGKTPEEGLKLSERISGDHSVAHSLAFVKAVEKIYDIDIPPKARYIRAILLELERLMCNLNDFAFIFQDVGYSFGAQKVFALKEMLMRLNETLTGNRFNRNIIKIGGVSKELDTNAIKEVLGLLEKEYLKYKKLFLNSSTVLERTDTTGRIFYETAKKHAALGYVAKASNIFFDTRAILEKDLYGSLVKAFKLEKGDVSARVKVRFNDIEESSNIIKTFIENMPLGDIAKNIEPKDGEAFGYEEGQRGNITHFLRIEQGLISRWKIRDPSFHNWPIIQKAVLGDIIADFPLINKSLNLSYAGNDL; from the coding sequence ATGAAGCACTATATAGAATCTCTTTTACACTCTGACGATCATCAGTTTTTAGGGGTGTTTGTCAGCGATGATTTAGAAAAAGAAGGTGTATTTAAAATAAGATATTTATTTTGTGATATTAAAAGCAAAAAACTAAACACTGTAGAACTAAACGCAAAAGATACATTCCCTCACATGGATATACCTGTGCTTGATTGGTATGAAAGAGAAATCTATGATATGTTTGGTCTTATACCAGAAGGCCATCCAAATTTAAGACCCCTTATGCTTTTTCCAGAAAACTATCCAAAGGATTTTCACCCACTAAGAAAAGATGCAAATATGAATATAAAATACGAAGGGTATAAAACCTATCCTTACGAAGATTTTGACCCAGAAGGTTCTTTTAAGATACTTGTAGGACCAATACACGCTGGTATCATAGAACCGGGACATTTTAGATTTACCTTGATAGGAGAGCCCATACTAAAACTTGAAATAAGGCATTTTTACAAACACAAAGGCATAGAAAAGCTCTCAGAAGGCAAAACCCCAGAAGAGGGCCTAAAACTATCTGAAAGAATATCTGGTGATCACAGCGTGGCTCATTCTTTGGCTTTTGTAAAAGCAGTGGAAAAAATATACGATATAGATATACCGCCAAAAGCAAGATACATAAGGGCTATATTGTTAGAGCTTGAAAGGCTTATGTGCAATCTAAACGATTTTGCTTTTATATTTCAAGACGTAGGTTATTCTTTTGGAGCCCAAAAGGTGTTTGCTTTAAAAGAGATGCTGATGAGACTAAACGAAACACTTACAGGCAACAGATTTAACAGAAATATCATAAAAATAGGTGGAGTCTCAAAAGAACTTGATACAAACGCCATTAAAGAGGTTTTGGGGCTTTTAGAAAAAGAGTATTTAAAATATAAAAAACTATTTTTAAATTCATCAACGGTGTTAGAAAGAACAGATACCACAGGAAGGATATTTTATGAGACTGCTAAAAAACACGCAGCACTTGGTTATGTAGCAAAAGCAAGCAACATATTTTTTGACACAAGGGCTATTTTGGAAAAAGATCTTTACGGGTCTTTGGTAAAAGCCTTTAAACTGGAGAAAGGAGATGTAAGCGCCCGGGTGAAAGTGAGATTCAACGACATAGAAGAGAGTTCTAATATAATAAAAACCTTCATAGAAAATATGCCTTTGGGAGATATAGCAAAAAATATAGAACCAAAAGATGGAGAAGCCTTTGGATACGAAGAAGGTCAAAGGGGCAACATCACGCATTTTCTTAGGATAGAACAAGGTCTTATATCAAGATGGAAAATAAGAGACCCATCTTTTCACAACTGGCCCATCATTCAAAAAGCGGTGCTTGGGGATATTATAGCGGATTTTCCCCTTATAAACAAAAGCCTAAATTTATCTTACGCCGGGAACGATCTATGA